Below is a genomic region from Isosphaeraceae bacterium EP7.
ATCGGCATCGCGGGAAATCGCCTCGGATTAGGCAGGGTTGACGCGGAAGAGGGGCTGACCGAACTCGACGGCCTGGCCGTTCTTGGCCAGGACCTCGAGGATGGTGCCCGCGACCCCAGCGGGGATGTCGGTGAAGACCTTCATGGCCTCGATGACGCAGACGGTCGTCTCGGGGCGGATCGCTCCACCGGCGACGACGAACGGCGGCGAGCTGGGGGAGCTCGCCGTGTAGAATGTGCCGACCATCGGGCTCTCGATGA
It encodes:
- the accB gene encoding acetyl-CoA carboxylase biotin carboxyl carrier protein; this encodes MKRIRHLVRLMKVYDLTAIDIQEAGTKIRLRRRGADVPVVQAVGPVAFAQAPAAAALPAAPATPPPAAAPVGLIIESPMVGTFYTASSPSSPPFVVAGGAIRPETTVCVIEAMKVFTDIPAGVAGTILEVLAKNGQAVEFGQPLFRVNPA